In one window of Tenacibaculum mesophilum DNA:
- a CDS encoding TPM domain-containing protein, giving the protein MIKNITSLYKRTNKLQKVKVVLFFIAFLCGHTLFSQGFEIPETPKEQTSVYDYINLLSPNQKKSLENKLIKYADTTSTQVVVAIISSTQGEEIGYLATNWAHEWGIGGSKEQDNGVFMLLAKDDRKITIRTGYGTEHLLTDYVSRQIIEYDIIPYFKQGDYYAGLNSGVDAVFKVMSGEYKGSRKQSKKTDFSFIIFIIILVVFFIIISSGSRGNRGGGRGYRKSDVARGILETIILSNAGRGGFGGGSFGGGSSGGFGGGGGFGGGFGGGGFGGGGATGGW; this is encoded by the coding sequence ATGATAAAAAATATAACGTCATTATATAAAAGAACAAACAAGTTACAGAAGGTAAAAGTTGTTCTTTTTTTTATTGCATTTTTATGTGGACACACTCTTTTCTCACAAGGATTTGAAATCCCTGAGACACCTAAAGAGCAAACAAGTGTTTACGATTATATCAACCTTTTATCACCCAATCAAAAGAAAAGCTTAGAAAACAAGCTGATTAAGTATGCTGATACTACTTCAACTCAAGTAGTGGTAGCAATTATAAGCTCAACCCAAGGAGAAGAAATAGGCTATTTAGCTACCAATTGGGCGCATGAATGGGGAATAGGAGGAAGCAAAGAGCAGGATAACGGAGTGTTCATGTTACTGGCAAAAGACGATCGCAAAATAACCATCCGAACAGGTTATGGAACCGAACATTTATTAACAGATTATGTTTCTCGACAAATTATAGAGTACGACATTATTCCTTACTTTAAACAAGGTGACTATTACGCTGGGTTAAACAGTGGTGTAGATGCTGTTTTTAAAGTAATGAGTGGTGAATACAAAGGCTCTAGAAAACAATCTAAAAAAACAGACTTTAGCTTTATTATCTTTATCATCATTCTGGTAGTATTCTTTATCATTATTTCAAGCGGAAGTAGAGGAAACCGTGGAGGAGGAAGAGGTTATAGAAAATCGGATGTAGCAAGAGGTATTTTAGAAACCATTATTTTAAGCAACGCAGGAAGAGGTGGTTTTGGCGGAGGAAGCTTCGGTGGAGGATCGTCAGGAGGCTTTGGTGGCGGAGGTGGCTTCGGCGGAGGTTTCGGAGGCGGAGGCTTTGGTGGTGGTGGAGCCACAGGAGGCTGGTAG